The following proteins are encoded in a genomic region of Desulfurococcaceae archaeon:
- a CDS encoding 30S ribosomal protein S8e, with the protein MSFYQGNDLRKPTGGLKGRHRKRRKYELGSPPTRTVLANEEERKVERAFGGNVKTKLKKALYINVALSDGTVKRVKVLDVVETPENPQNARSKVISKGSVVKTELGLVKVTSRPGQDGTLNGVLLQKT; encoded by the coding sequence ATGTCGTTCTATCAGGGTAATGACTTGAGAAAACCCACAGGCGGGCTTAAAGGAAGACACCGGAAGAGGAGAAAGTATGAACTCGGATCCCCGCCTACGAGGACCGTGCTAGCGAACGAGGAGGAAAGGAAAGTTGAAAGAGCATTTGGTGGAAACGTGAAAACTAAGTTGAAAAAAGCCCTCTACATTAATGTAGCACTGAGCGATGGGACGGTTAAACGCGTGAAGGTGTTGGACGTTGTTGAGACCCCCGAAAACCCTCAAAATGCCAGGTCTAAAGTAATATCAAAGGGATCGGTTGTAAAGACCGAGTTGGGACTCGTGAAGGTAACGTCAAGGCCTGGTCAAGACGGTACCTTGAACGGTGTTTTACTGCAAAAAACATGA
- the uppS gene encoding polyprenyl diphosphate synthase encodes MKLGKRGESLFLKLLPRLLSPVYRIYESYLRLQIKNGPFPRHIGIIPDGNRRWAWERGLNPWEGHGFGYEKVKEVLRWIWELKIPFVTVFAMSAENCVHRDLEERENLFNIVRRGLKEVLSMPEIHKNMVKILVVGRLSHVPEDIKELAEAVTERTANYGNYVLTIALCYGGRQEIVDAVKAIAMDVERGLLKAEDIHEETFAKYLQTGAIPDLDLIIRTSGEERISNFLLWHSAYSELYFCDAYWPDFRKIDFWRAIRSYQRRERRFGR; translated from the coding sequence ATGAAGTTGGGAAAACGTGGAGAGTCGCTGTTTTTAAAGCTCTTACCCAGGCTCCTTAGCCCGGTGTACAGGATCTACGAAAGTTATTTACGATTACAAATAAAGAATGGCCCGTTTCCTAGACACATTGGTATAATACCTGATGGGAATAGAAGGTGGGCATGGGAACGGGGGCTTAATCCCTGGGAGGGGCACGGCTTTGGCTACGAAAAGGTGAAAGAGGTGCTCAGGTGGATATGGGAGTTGAAGATACCCTTCGTGACGGTCTTTGCTATGAGTGCAGAAAACTGCGTACATAGAGACCTCGAGGAAAGGGAAAACCTATTTAACATTGTAAGACGCGGGTTGAAAGAGGTTCTTTCAATGCCCGAAATACACAAAAACATGGTAAAGATACTGGTGGTGGGAAGGCTAAGCCACGTTCCGGAAGATATCAAAGAGCTGGCAGAAGCTGTTACGGAGAGAACCGCTAACTACGGCAACTACGTACTCACAATAGCGCTGTGCTACGGAGGGCGACAAGAAATCGTTGACGCTGTCAAGGCCATTGCGATGGATGTTGAGCGTGGACTGCTAAAGGCCGAGGACATCCATGAAGAGACTTTCGCGAAGTACCTGCAGACGGGCGCGATCCCCGACCTGGACCTGATCATTAGGACCAGCGGCGAAGAGAGAATAAGCAACTTCTTGCTATGGCATTCAGCCTATAGCGAGCTGTACTTTTGCGACGCATACTGGCCGGATTTCAGAAAAATAGACTTTTGGAGGGCGATAAGAAGCTACCAGAGGAGGGAAAGGAGGTTTGGACGTTAG